The genomic DNA AAACTTTTTCCGACGTTTGCCTCAATTGTTGTTTTTTGGTGGGCTAGGGGTAGCGGTTTGGTTCATTCCTTTACTCATAGATACTGGTGGATGGGAAGCCTTGCTGCAAATTGCTCAAAAACACTTAGACGGACATTTTAACGAGTGGGGAGGCACAGTCAAAACTGAATCGGGTTATTGGGTGCGAGTGGTGCGTATTTTTCAATATACCTGGGCAGACGGTTTAGGGGCTTATTGGCTCGATAGGCATTGGTTAGGCATTCCGTTCAGTCTATTGATTTATCTGGGGTTTCGTAATTATAAAAAACTATGGGCAAAATCTACTGACTTTCCCAAAGATCAAAAAATGCCAAGTGAAATAAGAGAAAGAATTGTATTGAGGTCAATTATTAACCTCAGCATCTTTGCTTACCTTCTATGGATTTTCTTTTTTCAGAATGTATTATATAAAGCACGCCATATAATGCCTTTTATTCCTTTTATAGTAGCTCGTATAGCTATTGGCATAGGGCAAAACCGAGACCTCAGCGCAGGAATGGCAGTGTTGATGTTGCCATTGTATATGTTTATTACTTTTACGTTGGTTGGGCAACACCGCAAGCCTACTGCCATTGCGCAGGTAAAAAACTATATGGTGAGCCAAGATAAACCACAAAATATATTATACGCGCCCGAACTGGTGGCTTTTTACCTGAAACGGCAACATGACTGGAAGCTTAAGTTTGTGTATGCCGATAAGCCCAATAGTGTGCAATTGATCAAGCAGGCAAAAGTCCAGCTGAAGGGTGGCAAGGTATATAGCCTGATTGACTTAAATAAGGACTTGCACCAGCCAGTAAAAGGCAAGGCTTTTTACCATAACCCTTACGTAAACCGGATGTGGAGCGAACTGAAAGTATACGAATATAAATAGGGGCTGATATGGCTTGAAGAGTGGAATAATTTGCGATTGGAATAGGTGGTAAATACGTGTTTTCATCAGCCAGGCACTCAAATAGTTTGGCTGACAATAATCTTTGTTTATATTTGAACGCACATAAAACAAGCTGCTAACAGAATGGACAATAACGCATAGTAACCTATGTTTGTTACATTACTTTTTTTTGAACAGTACAGAGTTATGCATTGATTTTGTGGCAGTCACTGACTATCCACATCTTCCATTTTATGACAGCGAGCCTTTGACTTATAATGATACAGAAAATATATTTATTGCTATTTACTCACTTTTTGTGCTTCACACTTACTGCCCAGCACTCCCCCCTACACGCCAAACTAGAAGGCATCCCTGCTATTCATAACTATTCGGTCAATGAATACAACGCCGATGTTTTTAACCACGCCATTACCCAAGATAACCGAGGGTTGATATATGTAGCCAACAACGCAGGTGTACTGGAGTATGATGGCAGCCATTGGCGCCTGATTAAACTACCCAATAAGTCACGAGTGTACTCACTGGCAATAGACAAAACCCAAAACCGGGTGTATGTAGGCGGAGTAGGCGAGTTTGGCTACCTTACCCCTAACCAACAGGGCAAAACAGTTTTTAAATCGTTGCTGAAACGGATTCCTAAAGCTCACCGCCATTTTACCCAGGTATGGAGCACCCATGTTACTCCTCAGCATCAAGTCATTTTTCGCACCCATACTGCTATATTTATCTTGTCTGCCGACCAAGCAGCAGTATACCAGCCCAGCCCTCAACATACCTTTCATGTATCGTTTTATGTCAACCAACAGTTTTATGTAAGAGAACGAGGGACTGGTCTGATGAAAATGTCAGGTAATAAACTTGCATTGATACCTGCCGGAGATTTTTTTGCAAAAAAGACGGTATACGCCATGTTGCCCTATGATGCGCAAAACCTGTTGATTGTGAGCCGCAGTGGTATGTATTTGTACGATGGCAAAAAACTCACCCTTTGGAAAAACGAATTACACGAGTATTTAAGTAGCTATCGGGTATACTACTGTAAACCTTTCAAGAAAGATTACTATATCATTAATACCTTAAGAAAAGGCTTATTTATTATTGATAAAAAAGGTAAAATTCACCAGCACATAGACCAGGAGCATGGCTTGATCAACTCTAGTGTGTATCACTCTTTTGTAGACAAAGATAAAAACATTTGGGTAGCTTCTAACCAAGGGCTAAGCCATATAGTGGCAAGCAGTGGGTTTACTTTTTATAACCAAATACTAGGCTTAAACTCTCACTTGTCGGCATCGGCCTATGTAAATGATCAACTGTATGTAGGTACTATGCAAGGGGGGTTATTTGGTGAGACTGAGGTGAGCGCCCAGCACCAGTTTAGGGTGCGCCCTCAACTAAGTAAAATCAATCACTTAAACAACATCCTGGATTTATACGCCCATGAGTATACACTGTTGGTTGGGCACCAAAACGGCATTTGGGCATACAACACCCAGCAAAAAAAAGGCAGAGAAATCACTCAGGAACAAGGGCATTTTGTCCGAAAGTTTATGCCTTTTATACACCAAAAAGACAAAGTATTGGTAAGTACCCGCAAGGGATTGATGACTGTTTTTGAGCAAAACAAAGAATGGAAAGCTTTAGAAATCAAGGGTTTGAATCAGTCTATTCCTTATGTAGCAGAATACAAAGAAAGGCATTTGCTGGCAAGTAACGATAACGGCAGGCTCTCAAAAGTAGTGCTCAATGTTGGTTTAGACAGTATTGTCAACACCAAGCGTTATGACACTATTCAAGGGTTGCCAGCTATGCACGGCAACCGGGTATTTAAAATAAACAATGAAGTAGTCATAGCCACTCACCGAGGCATTTATCAGTACAACGAAGCCTCCGATAAGTTTGTGCCACACCCTCACTTTAGCGAATTGAATCATTGTTGGATAAGCTATATCCAAACTGATGCTCAGGGCAATCTATGGTTGTGGGCAAGTGACCAGAGTAGCGTAATGGAGGTCATGTTTTTGCAAAAAAAGGCTCAAAGTAACACTTATCAGGTAGTAAAGAAGCCCTTCAAAAAACTCAAAAAAAACTTTATGGTATTGGGGAGCCACATCAACCCGGTAGACCACAAAAATGTATTGTTTAGTGCTCCGGAAGGGGCTGTGCACTATAGCCATGATGTAAACCGAAAATACGACCAGCCTTACTTTTGCATCATTCGCAAGGTAGAAAGCATCAGCGACAAAGATTCTCTATTGTTTGGCGGAACCTTTGTCGACAAGCAAGGGGCAGTCACTGTACAACAAGCCCACAAAAAACTGCCCCGTCTTCACTATGATGATCATAACTTGAGGTTTTCGTTTTCGGCTACTTATTACGAAGACCATGACCAACTCGAATACAGTTTTTACCTTAAGGGTTTTGAGTCGCATTGGCACCCCTGGACCAACAACACCGAGAAAGAATATACCAATATTCCAGAAGGTACTTATACCTTTTATGTAAAGGCACGCAATATTTATGGCACCGAAAGCCTGGTCGCAAGTTATTCGTTTAAGATTCGCCCACCCTGGAACCGTACTGTATGGGCTTATGCCGGAATGGTGCTGCTTGGAGGATTGCTGGTCTGGGGAATTGTCAAGCTCAATGTAAGGCGTTTACAAATGCAAAAACGTAAACTGGAAAAAGTTGTAGAGTTAAGAACTGCCGAAGTTCTGGAAAAAAATGAGGCGTTGAGCCAGCAAAAAGAAGAAATTACCATCCAGGCAGAAAGCCTTAAAACTCAGAAAGAGGAGCTTGAAGTACTGAATGAAAGTATCAGCGAAAAAAACCGGGTCATCGAAAAGAAAAACCGCGACATTGTGGCCAGCATCAATTATGCGCGTCGTATTCAATCGGCCATGTTGCCCCCTATGGAAGAAATTACACATTCGTTGCCCGAAACTTTTATTCTATACCGCCCTCGCGACATTGTAAGTGGTGACTTTTATTGGTTTGCCGAGGTAGAGCGTGCTTCGTTGGGTACACCTTCTTCAGACACCATCATCATTGCCGCTGACTGTACCGGACACGGGGTGCCAGGTGCTTTTGTGAGTATGGTAGGCAACGAACTGCTCAACGAAATTGTAAAAATGCGTGGCATACACAAGCCCAGCCTGATATTAGACTGGCTGCACGATGGCATCAAAAGGGTGTTTCACCAAAAGGAAACCAAATCGCGTGATGGAATGGATATCACTGTATGTACCATCAATCAAGACCAAAAGTTGCTACAGTTTGCCGGTGCACAAAACCCTTTGTTATATGTGAAAAATGGTGAAATGACCATTATTAAAGGGGACAAACGCTCGATTGGAGGCAATGCAACCAAAGACAATGCAGGGTATACCAACCACGAAGTAGCCTTGGATGTGCCAGTTACTTTCTACTTATTTTCAGATGGTTACCAAGATCAGTTTGGAGGCCCCAGGGGTAAAAAGTTTATGACCCGAAAATTTCATCAATTATTGCACGAAATATCGTCTCAACCGCTTGCCAAACAAGGAGAGATGTTGGATCAAGCCCTTACAGAGTGGATGGGAGATATTGAGCAAATCGACGACATTCTGGTATTGGGTGCCAGGGTATAGATGAACACAACGCATTTTGGCATATGCCTAAAAGCCTGTCCAGGTTGGACTAAAGACGCAAAAAACAAGGATGCTTTATGGCAATAATCGATTTCACATAGCTTTTATCCATACCCAAGCCCAAAAGCCGCAGTGTAGCCTGCTATCTTCCTGAGTAAAATACTTTTATTATCAAAAGATTCTTTAACTTTGGCGGCAAGTTGTAAGATGTATATCACCTCTTAGACTGAATAAAATAAACATGACGAAAAAAACCGTTCAAGTTGGCGATATTACTATGGGTAGTAGCCAACTATTTCTCATATCTGGTCCTTGTGTCATCGAAGAAGAAAGCTTGATGATGCGCACCGCTGAACATCTCAAAAAAGTAGCCGAAAACCTTGATGTCCCCATTATATTTAAATCTTCTTATACCAAAGACAACCGTAGCTCGGTAGATTACTACCACGGCCCTGGCTTAGACGAAGGTTTGAAAATATTGGAAAAGGTAAAAAAAGAGTTTGGGTTTCCTATACTTTCGGATATTCACCACCCAAGCGAAGCTGCTGCGGCTGGTGAGGTACTAGACATTTTACAGATTCCGGCATATTTATGTATGCAAACTTCGTTGGTGGTAGAAGCTGCCAAAACAGGTAAAGTGGTAAACCTCAAGCATGGGCAGTTTTTGGCTCCCGAAAACATGAAGCACCCGGTAAAAAAAGTTCAGTCGGCCGGCAACGACCGGATTGTATTGACCGAACGTGGCTATACTTTTGGCTACAACGACCTGGTAGTAGACCCACGCAGTTTTTACCACTTTAACCAAATGGGTTATCCTGTAGTGTTTGATGTTACTCACTCTATTCGCAAATATGGTATTCCAAGTGCTGACTCTAAAGGAGGGGCTCGTGAATTTTTACCATCTTTGTCAAGATCAGGAGTAGCCGCTGGGGTTGATGGTGTTTTTATAGAAACTCATCCTACCCCCGAAACTGCCCTGTGTGACGCAGCAAGCCAATTGTGCGTGTACGACATAGAAGAGTTCATGAAGCCATTGCTAGAGATACATGCCATTAACAAAAAATACAACATGTACCCTGTAGCTGAAAATAGCTAAGGAACATGTTCAAAATAAGTGTCGAGATTGAGGGCGTATACTCGAGGCTGGCTGAGGCACTTTTTGCAGTCGTAGCCATAGCTACGGCGAAAACCGATGGCTGCAGCCCTGCTGTGCCGAGCTCTGCCAAAGGCTAAAAGTAACGAAAGTCAGTAAAGAGGATATGTTCTAAACCGGACAGTTATTGTTGAGGGCTACGCCCGAAATCCCGTTTACGGGGCGATCACGTTCCTAAGCGATTATATTTTTAAAAAGTTTGAAAATCAAAGAAATACATTATTAATTTCACATGGAACTATATTTAGACTCGGTCGATTTCAAAGAAATAGAAGAAGCCTTTGACATGGGTTTCTTAACAGGTCTTACTACCACACCTACTTTTATGCATCGTCATGGTATTACTGATATTGACGGAGCTATAGTAAAACTAGCTGGTATGGTGGAGCCTGGTATTTTGCAGGTAGAAGCACTAGGCGACACTGCTGAAGAGATTTTGGCTGAAGCAAAAAGATTGCTTGCGTTGGGCTTAGACATAGAGAAAACTGTTTTTAAGATTCCAGTATCTAATGTAGGCGTAAAAGCTTGTAAATTATTGCGTGACCACGGAATGATGGTAAACGTTCACCTGGTATACACGCTTAACCAAGCATATATGGCTATGCAGGCAGGCGCTACTTATGTATGTCCGTTGGTGGGTCGTTTGCAAGACCAGGGGCACGACGCGTTGACTTTGGTACAAAGCTGTGTGGATGCGGTAAACTATTATGGTTATGACACCAAAGTAATGTTTTCTTCAGTACGCCACGCCGAGCATGTACGCACGGCTATTATGTCTGGTGTGCATACCATTACTGCTCCATGGAAAGTAATGAAAACATTGACCAGCAACAATTTTACTACAGTAGGTACCGATCAGTTTGTAGAGCATACCCGCTTGATGACTGAAAACGTGAAGGATGTAATGCAAGACTTCAACCCTGTAGTAAAAGATGATGAAACTATCTTCGATGCATTGAGCAAAATGACTGAGTCTGGTTTGGGTGCAGTGTCTATTGTAAATGGCACTGGGGAGCTAAAGGGCATCTTTACCGATGGCGACTTGCGTCGTAACCTGAAAGAAAAAGGCAAGGCTTTCTTAGACAACAAAATGGCTGATTGCGTGAGCAGTGCCAACCCTATCACCATTACTCAAGAAGCGCGTTTGTACGATGCAGTGGCTTTGTTTAAAGAGAAAGAAATAGATACCATCATTGTAATGGCTAACAACAAACCTGTGGGTATGTTAGACATTCAGGATTTTGTAAAACAAAATTTAGTAGGGTAATCAACGCTCTTTTATACATATCATCTCCACCCTATTGGTTATCAATAGGGTGGTTTTTTTATTGGTAAATTTTAACTTTACTTGCTTATCTCAATACTCCGCAGTGATTTTAGTCAAAGTTGTTTGCTGGTTATCAGTCATTTATGAATTTAAAAACTATTTAATTGGGTGTTTAGGCATAAAACCGAAACACTTTTAAAAATAAAGTGAGTACGCAATCTTAATATAAAATACTGGTTTACAGCATTTAACAAGGTGAACATTTACTCGAATCAGCTATGGACTATCGACTAAATACTATGGACTATTGTATCTATCACCACAAAATTAAACATACCTTATGTTCAAAACTGATATAAACCACTGGCTGCAACAGTTTGACCACCCGTTTTTTCATTGGTTTTTCGAAGGCATTTCAGCAATAGGCACCGTAACTGTGTTGGTGTTGGTGGTATATGCCATCATTATGGGCGCACATTTCAAAAAAGGTTTTGGCGTAGTCAATATTTTCTTCTACGTGATCATGGTCACCATTTTTTGCAAACACCTCATAGACTACCCTCGTCCTATGGCGGTAGATGCTTCCCTCAATAGTTTTGATCGCCCAATAGGGCAAAACCTGACCAATATTCAACCCAAAGGTTTTTTTGAGCTTTTTTCAGACAATTTGCTTGTGAAAATAAGGCGCAGCAAAGCGGCAAGAGAAGGGTTTCCTTCGGGACATACTTCCTTGATTACTGCCTTAACATTAGGGGCGGCTTTAGTATTCCGTCGTCGTTGGATTTGGTACTTGGGGGCAGGGTTGATCCCCTTGATGATGCTCTCACGAATGTATTTGGCACGCCATTACCTGGGCGATGTGCTAGGCGGGTTCACCATTGGTGTTGTAGTGTCTTTGATCGTGTACAAGGGGTGGAAAGTTGCCAACAATGTTCCTGAAAGCAGTTGGGCTCATCGCCTGTTTTTTCTTTCTGCCTTAGCATTACTTATATTATCTCCCTGGCTACAGGCGTTTCCTACTGGTACTTTTATAGGACTCAATCTGGGCTACGTTATTTTAGCAAGCACCGGGAGGCTTCCAGTACTTTCGTCACATTGGCAACCAAGGGTATACTCTATCTTGGTTTTTGCGGTGTCAGCATTTATCACTACTTATATAAGTCGCCGCTTGGGTTTGGCAACATACAGCCTGGTATCTGCCTTGGTATTTACAGGGTTTGCCCTTGCTTCATTTTTAAGCGCCGCTTTTGTATGTATAAAACTGGGTTGGTGGAGTCAGCCTACACCTCCCCCCCTGTCAGATAACAAGGTGTAGCTTTTGGCTTGAGTTATTTTTTATAATTCTCAGGGTATAGTTTCAAGTGAATGTACTGTTTAATGTTCATTAACTCTTGAATGGTATTTTGTATGTCTTTTGTTGTGATCTCACCATTGGGCTTATAAGATAAATGTTCAAAGTTTTCTTTGTAAAAAGAGCGAGTGCTTAAAGTGTTGAGTCAGTAGTAATTATTTTTTAATTGTGTTTTTTGGGCTTGTTTAACTCATTGCCTTGTACTGATCAAGCCATATTGTTGCACCCTTTTTTTTAAAAAAAGTCCACAGTCCTTGCAAAATTTGGTCATTCCTTACCCTTATTATTGCCTGATACACTGCCAGAGTTTTTGTAGTGTGCTCCAAACTGTACCCCCATCAGTCTTGTTGATGATCATTCTCCTCTAACGCTCCCACATTTACGACAAGCCTTAACTCAGCTTTTTTCTCAGGTTTCACATTTTTTCTAATGTAATATTTCAAGCCATTGCTCAAAGTACCAGTGCTTACTTCAGGATCAAAAGGAATAGGCTGATCAAGGGATTGGGCAGAGGTGTAGTGAAAAAAAACAGCCTAAGCATAAATAGGCTATCCAAAAATGAGTGTTGGAGTATAAACGCATAATTATTTCAAAATGATAAACTATAATAATTGGAAGTTATTTAATTGATAACAGGCACAAAAGTATGAGCTTTTAAAGGGAGGGCAGTTATAGATACAGATCTTCCAATATTATAGTAAATCGCAGATAGCATATAGTAAAATGCAATTTGGAGAAGAGAAAGAGTGAGGTGATTCTATAAAAAAGCCTAGCTGATCACCACCTCAAGCCTATATTTACCTTGCTATTACCCTCATACCATTGTCACAATACACCTCGATAGCTTCGCAAATAAAAGCGGACAAACCCTTGGCATATTGGTCATAGTGAGCAGTAAACCGGGCATCTTCTACATACATTTTGCCCAAGCCACGGTATTGCTCACAGTTGGGGGTCCAAAACTCACAAATATGCAGGTAGTGCTGTTCAATTGTTTTTTGTACCACCAAACTATTGGTTATTTGCCTGGCTTGCATCAATTCTGCCAGCAGTTGTTCAACCTCTTGCCCCTTGGCTTTTATATCAGTCCACTGCTTGTTATTGAGCCCAAGGAGTCTTTCTTCCACTGCCTGCAATTTGTCTTCGCCCCAACGTTGGCTTACTTCCTGGCGGTATTCACTTTTTTGTTCTGGGGTAAACCCTGCATACAATTCTTCATCTGTGATCATGTCTTTGGTATTTTGTAGTCCAACCATTGTTTTATCTATGGTCATTATAAGCTGTTGTATCCGATTGGCTTCTTCCAACAACAAGCGCTTTTGTTGTTCCAGCGATGCATACAGGTCAAACTCAGGGGCATCAAGCAATACTTTGATTTGCCGGAGTGGGTACTTTAGTTCTTTATAAAACAAGATTTGTTGCAAACGCAATAACTCTGTTTTACCATAATACCTATACCCCGACGCTGCTTTGCGTGCCGGAACCAGCAACCCAATCTTATCGTAATAGTGCAGTGTACGAATACTTACCCCAGCCAAACGAGCCAATTGTTTTACAGAATAATTAACCATAGTTGTTTTATTTTTTGTTGGTTACAAATAAAAGCTATGACGTAAGGGTAGAGTCAAGTAAAAAGTGCTTTTTTTTGCGAATAACTTTTAAATTACTTATTATGAGTGAGTTGTATTGCTACTCTACCCTACTATTTTTTTCGCCTCGGTTTGTGTCTCCACAACCGAGTTTACGAGTCCTTAAATACCGAGGCATATCGGTGCTCAGCAAAGCTAAATCGCCTCATCACAGCGTCTGGGAACATTGTGAAGGTTTCGATCAGCTCGTGGAGACACCATAGCCGTCAGGCTAAGAGGAGCATAGTAAAAAAATCACTTAAAAATACCGTCACCGCCTCAGCGAGTGTCCCCACACGCTGATCGAATCGCCAAAATTTGGATACTGAAAGATGTTTCAGGGGTAAAAAAATAGTAGCCTGACGGCTATGGTGGAGACACGAGCTGAGGCGATGACGGTACTAACCTGGGGCTGAATGGTTTTTGTTTGAGAGGAAGCTTTTTATCTTGGCTTTATAAAACCAGTTGCATGCGCAACCTTTAGCACACCTTTGGTGTCTGATATATGGTAGCACCCAAAATAAAACCCTGAGACAAAAGCCTGGGCAATTGCGTTGAAGATAAGAGAATGCGTAGGTGTTTTACTCTAGGATTGAATCTTATGCTTGGTGTTACTATAGAACTTTGTTTTTACACCACTCCTAAAATAAAGTAAGGCGTAGTTTTTTTGTAATATTCGGGAATTACTGATCACTACTCACAACCTGGTGCAAGCAAAAC from Microscilla marina ATCC 23134 includes the following:
- a CDS encoding MerR family transcriptional regulator: MVNYSVKQLARLAGVSIRTLHYYDKIGLLVPARKAASGYRYYGKTELLRLQQILFYKELKYPLRQIKVLLDAPEFDLYASLEQQKRLLLEEANRIQQLIMTIDKTMVGLQNTKDMITDEELYAGFTPEQKSEYRQEVSQRWGEDKLQAVEERLLGLNNKQWTDIKAKGQEVEQLLAELMQARQITNSLVVQKTIEQHYLHICEFWTPNCEQYRGLGKMYVEDARFTAHYDQYAKGLSAFICEAIEVYCDNGMRVIAR
- a CDS encoding phosphatase PAP2 family protein; the protein is MFKTDINHWLQQFDHPFFHWFFEGISAIGTVTVLVLVVYAIIMGAHFKKGFGVVNIFFYVIMVTIFCKHLIDYPRPMAVDASLNSFDRPIGQNLTNIQPKGFFELFSDNLLVKIRRSKAAREGFPSGHTSLITALTLGAALVFRRRWIWYLGAGLIPLMMLSRMYLARHYLGDVLGGFTIGVVVSLIVYKGWKVANNVPESSWAHRLFFLSALALLILSPWLQAFPTGTFIGLNLGYVILASTGRLPVLSSHWQPRVYSILVFAVSAFITTYISRRLGLATYSLVSALVFTGFALASFLSAAFVCIKLGWWSQPTPPPLSDNKV
- a CDS encoding SpoIIE family protein phosphatase — its product is MIQKIYLLLFTHFLCFTLTAQHSPLHAKLEGIPAIHNYSVNEYNADVFNHAITQDNRGLIYVANNAGVLEYDGSHWRLIKLPNKSRVYSLAIDKTQNRVYVGGVGEFGYLTPNQQGKTVFKSLLKRIPKAHRHFTQVWSTHVTPQHQVIFRTHTAIFILSADQAAVYQPSPQHTFHVSFYVNQQFYVRERGTGLMKMSGNKLALIPAGDFFAKKTVYAMLPYDAQNLLIVSRSGMYLYDGKKLTLWKNELHEYLSSYRVYYCKPFKKDYYIINTLRKGLFIIDKKGKIHQHIDQEHGLINSSVYHSFVDKDKNIWVASNQGLSHIVASSGFTFYNQILGLNSHLSASAYVNDQLYVGTMQGGLFGETEVSAQHQFRVRPQLSKINHLNNILDLYAHEYTLLVGHQNGIWAYNTQQKKGREITQEQGHFVRKFMPFIHQKDKVLVSTRKGLMTVFEQNKEWKALEIKGLNQSIPYVAEYKERHLLASNDNGRLSKVVLNVGLDSIVNTKRYDTIQGLPAMHGNRVFKINNEVVIATHRGIYQYNEASDKFVPHPHFSELNHCWISYIQTDAQGNLWLWASDQSSVMEVMFLQKKAQSNTYQVVKKPFKKLKKNFMVLGSHINPVDHKNVLFSAPEGAVHYSHDVNRKYDQPYFCIIRKVESISDKDSLLFGGTFVDKQGAVTVQQAHKKLPRLHYDDHNLRFSFSATYYEDHDQLEYSFYLKGFESHWHPWTNNTEKEYTNIPEGTYTFYVKARNIYGTESLVASYSFKIRPPWNRTVWAYAGMVLLGGLLVWGIVKLNVRRLQMQKRKLEKVVELRTAEVLEKNEALSQQKEEITIQAESLKTQKEELEVLNESISEKNRVIEKKNRDIVASINYARRIQSAMLPPMEEITHSLPETFILYRPRDIVSGDFYWFAEVERASLGTPSSDTIIIAADCTGHGVPGAFVSMVGNELLNEIVKMRGIHKPSLILDWLHDGIKRVFHQKETKSRDGMDITVCTINQDQKLLQFAGAQNPLLYVKNGEMTIIKGDKRSIGGNATKDNAGYTNHEVALDVPVTFYLFSDGYQDQFGGPRGKKFMTRKFHQLLHEISSQPLAKQGEMLDQALTEWMGDIEQIDDILVLGARV
- the kdsA gene encoding 3-deoxy-8-phosphooctulonate synthase, which translates into the protein MTKKTVQVGDITMGSSQLFLISGPCVIEEESLMMRTAEHLKKVAENLDVPIIFKSSYTKDNRSSVDYYHGPGLDEGLKILEKVKKEFGFPILSDIHHPSEAAAAGEVLDILQIPAYLCMQTSLVVEAAKTGKVVNLKHGQFLAPENMKHPVKKVQSAGNDRIVLTERGYTFGYNDLVVDPRSFYHFNQMGYPVVFDVTHSIRKYGIPSADSKGGAREFLPSLSRSGVAAGVDGVFIETHPTPETALCDAASQLCVYDIEEFMKPLLEIHAINKKYNMYPVAENS
- a CDS encoding transaldolase family protein; translated protein: MELYLDSVDFKEIEEAFDMGFLTGLTTTPTFMHRHGITDIDGAIVKLAGMVEPGILQVEALGDTAEEILAEAKRLLALGLDIEKTVFKIPVSNVGVKACKLLRDHGMMVNVHLVYTLNQAYMAMQAGATYVCPLVGRLQDQGHDALTLVQSCVDAVNYYGYDTKVMFSSVRHAEHVRTAIMSGVHTITAPWKVMKTLTSNNFTTVGTDQFVEHTRLMTENVKDVMQDFNPVVKDDETIFDALSKMTESGLGAVSIVNGTGELKGIFTDGDLRRNLKEKGKAFLDNKMADCVSSANPITITQEARLYDAVALFKEKEIDTIIVMANNKPVGMLDIQDFVKQNLVG